In a single window of the Nicotiana tomentosiformis chromosome 8, ASM39032v3, whole genome shotgun sequence genome:
- the LOC138897691 gene encoding uncharacterized protein, whose protein sequence is MPIDMSPYRLVFEKACRLPMELEYKAMWALKKLNLEWDVAANLSSSLYKDKMKYLHDKYIRNKEFKESDLVLLFNSRLRMFPRKLKSKWSGPIEVVHVTPFGELYLNNENDEVFRVNGHRVKHYLGKFDDGHVVVLIHFK, encoded by the coding sequence atgcCGATTGATATGTCTCCGTATCGGTTAGTGTTCGAGAAAGCTTGTCGCCTACCAATGGAACTTGAgtacaaggctatgtgggcattgaagaagcttaatcttgaatgggatgtcgccgcTAACTtaagttcgtccttgtataaggacaagatgaagtacctccatgacaagtacatccggaacaaggagttcaaagaaagcgatcttgtgctattgttcaattctcgattGAGGATGTTTCCGAGAAAGTtaaaatccaagtggagtggtccaattgaggttgtgcatgtgacaccctttggtgaaTTATACTTGAATAACGagaatgatgaggtgtttagagtcaatggtcaccgggtgaaacattatcttggcaaatttgatgatggccacgttgtggtgttaattcatttcaagtga